The genome window TTTTCAGTAGCGCAAGGATAGATGTAGTTTAAGTAATTACTATTGTCTCAAATATCACCTGCATTTTAGTTGAAAAAGAACGATTTGTGCTCCTAACCAAAATTTGCAAATTGGTTTACCTTTCCTGGTACTGTGCTTGTAACTTTGTATAGTTAGGAATTTGTGAAACCTTTGTTTTGCAAAGCATTTGGCCTTTTCTGATATGGGAACAAGGGCATGGCTGACCAAAATCTTAATGCATTGTGCTTCTGGTAGGAGAAGGGTCGACCATTGCCAAAGTTTGGTGAATGGGACGTTAATGACCCAGCTTCTGCAGAAGGATTTACTGTGATTTTCAACAAGGCCAGGGATGAGAAAAAAACTGGCGGAAAGCCTGAGTCACCATCAAAGGCAGATGCTGCAGCTAAACAAGGAGCGGATCCAGTGAAACCTCAGGGTGTAAGTTGCCTTGAGTTTTTCTCTAAAACTATTTTCATGGACATGAGAGGGTGTGACTGGTAACGGAAATTCCCCTTGTAATGGGCATCTTTGCATCAATTTGTTACAAATGCTGAGATTTTTGTGATAGCATTAGCGTTCTTTTTGCCTTAGCAAATGGAAAACCAAAGTTCTGAATCTTTTTTACTTCTTTCAATTGGGATAAATTCATTTAACATACTCTAGCTTTCTGTACTTATCCTACAAAATAATTGCAAACATTTCTATCGTACATGGAAGCATCTTTTTGTCTTAAAAGTTTCAGTATTCTTTTTATCATACTCATATCTGTCTTTTGATATCTAACTTGCTTGGCTGGTTGCCCCAACTAATTAGACTGGTCAAAATTGGTGGAGAGTCCAGTATACTGTGTGCCTGCTAGTGTGCATTTCAGCTACATCAAGACCATTGCTTGATGTT of Coffea arabica cultivar ET-39 chromosome 5c, Coffea Arabica ET-39 HiFi, whole genome shotgun sequence contains these proteins:
- the LOC113690930 gene encoding protein NOI4 produces the protein MSEKGRPLPKFGEWDVNDPASAEGFTVIFNKARDEKKTGGKPESPSKADAAAKQGADPVKPQGKNWFCCMQSPHAES